The proteins below come from a single Hyphomicrobium denitrificans ATCC 51888 genomic window:
- the glmS gene encoding glutamine--fructose-6-phosphate transaminase (isomerizing), translated as MCGIVGILGKSAVASDLVDALRRLEYRGYDSAGIATVEGGRLERRRAEGKLRNLEKRLIEEPLAGRTGIGHTRWATHGRPTERNAHPHMTNKVSVVHNGIIENFRELRTKLEAKGHRFDTDTDTEAVVHLITDELNKGNDPVAAVGRALDHLQGAFALGIIFAGEDDLMIAARKGSPLAIGHGTGEMYLGSDAIALAPFTDAITYLEEGDWAVLRRSGAEIYDRQGTRTERPVIKAVASSLLVDKGNYRHFMAKEINEQPEVVSHTLANYLDMATAQVRFPDLGLDLAQISRVTISACGTAYYAGLVAKYWIERYARVPVDIDVASEMRYREAPLPENGLAVFVSQSGETADTLATLRYCKANKQRIASIVNVRTSTIARESDAALPTLAGPEIGVASTKAFTCQLSVLACLAIAIAKARGAITKEQEIALVTALTEVPRHIAAILRQDEIYLSVAQELAKARDVLYLGRGSSFPIALEGALKLKEISYIHAEGYAAGELKHGPIALIDENVPVIVVAPEDDLFEKTVSNLQEVAARGGQIILISDAAPEKAGCTPAAHIQMPKIDSFIAPLLYAVPIQLIAYHTAVQIGTDVDQPRNLAKSVTVE; from the coding sequence ATGTGCGGAATCGTCGGGATTCTTGGAAAGTCTGCCGTCGCCAGTGATCTGGTCGACGCGCTGCGCCGCCTTGAATATCGCGGCTATGATTCCGCGGGCATCGCGACTGTCGAGGGCGGAAGGCTCGAGCGGCGGCGCGCCGAGGGCAAACTCAGAAATCTTGAGAAGCGGCTTATCGAGGAGCCTCTCGCCGGGCGTACGGGCATCGGCCACACGCGCTGGGCGACGCATGGCCGTCCGACGGAGCGCAACGCGCATCCGCACATGACCAACAAGGTCTCGGTCGTTCACAACGGCATCATCGAAAACTTCCGTGAGCTTCGCACCAAGCTGGAAGCCAAGGGACACCGCTTCGATACCGACACCGATACGGAAGCGGTCGTGCACCTGATCACCGACGAGCTCAACAAGGGCAACGATCCTGTCGCGGCGGTGGGCAGGGCGCTCGATCATTTGCAGGGCGCGTTCGCGCTCGGCATCATTTTCGCCGGTGAAGACGACCTGATGATTGCGGCGCGCAAAGGCTCGCCGCTCGCGATCGGGCACGGCACGGGCGAAATGTATCTCGGCTCGGACGCGATTGCTCTGGCACCGTTCACCGATGCGATCACATACCTCGAAGAAGGCGACTGGGCTGTGCTGCGCCGCTCGGGCGCGGAAATCTATGACCGGCAAGGCACCCGCACGGAACGCCCGGTCATCAAGGCGGTCGCAAGCTCGCTGCTCGTCGACAAGGGCAACTATCGCCACTTCATGGCGAAGGAGATCAACGAGCAGCCGGAAGTCGTGTCGCACACGCTCGCCAATTATCTCGATATGGCGACGGCGCAGGTTCGTTTCCCCGATCTCGGTCTCGATCTCGCGCAGATCAGCCGCGTGACGATTTCGGCGTGCGGGACGGCCTATTACGCCGGTCTCGTCGCGAAATACTGGATCGAGCGCTATGCCCGCGTGCCCGTCGATATCGATGTCGCATCCGAGATGCGTTACCGCGAAGCGCCGCTTCCGGAGAACGGCCTCGCCGTCTTCGTTTCACAGTCGGGCGAGACAGCGGACACGCTGGCGACGCTTCGCTACTGCAAAGCCAACAAGCAGCGGATCGCATCGATCGTCAACGTCAGGACGTCGACCATTGCTCGCGAGTCCGATGCGGCGTTGCCGACGCTGGCCGGGCCCGAGATCGGCGTCGCATCGACGAAGGCCTTCACCTGTCAGCTGTCGGTTTTGGCCTGCCTAGCAATTGCAATCGCGAAGGCGCGCGGTGCAATTACCAAGGAGCAGGAGATCGCGCTGGTTACGGCGTTGACGGAGGTGCCCCGGCACATCGCGGCGATCCTGCGCCAGGACGAAATCTATTTGTCGGTGGCTCAGGAGCTGGCGAAGGCGCGCGACGTTCTCTATCTCGGTCGTGGTTCGAGCTTCCCCATCGCGCTCGAAGGCGCGCTCAAGCTCAAAGAGATTTCCTACATTCACGCCGAGGGCTATGCGGCGGGCGAGCTGAAGCACGGACCGATCGCGCTCATCGATGAAAACGTGCCGGTCATCGTCGTCGCGCCGGAAGACGATCTCTTCGAAAAGACCGTGTCGAATCTCCAGGAGGTTGCAGCACGCGGTGGACAGATCATTCTGATTTCGGATGCCGCGCCCGAGAAGGCCGGCTGCACGCCCGCAGCGCACATTCAGATGCCGAAGATCGATTCGTTCATCGCGCCGCTGCTTTATGCCGTGCCGATTCAGCTGATTGCCTATCACACCGCAGTGCAGATCGGCACCGACGTCGATCAGCCGCGAAACCTTGCGAAATCGGTCACAGTGGAATGA
- the ypfJ gene encoding KPN_02809 family neutral zinc metallopeptidase produces MRYDENDRESSNVEDRRGQGGGGLQFPGGGMRIPIGGGGFSITTLLIIGALMMFMGINPLDVLFGSGGGGQINMPQLPQSERPAQRAPGNNIPGLPGSPQTQTAGNDDEKAFISRVLADTEDVWTSVFKSFGRKYPDPLLVIYSGITRTACGAGQAAMGPFYCPLDQKVYVDLAFYDELKRKFNVSGDFAQAYVIAHEVGHHVQKQLGILDKVQELKQRADDEVTANQIQVRTELQADCLAGVWANLNDQMKKRLQPGDIEEALNAASQIGDDMIQKKMTGRVVPDAFTHGSAAQRVHWFKAGFESGRMDACDTFNTSSY; encoded by the coding sequence ATGCGCTACGACGAGAACGACCGAGAAAGTTCGAATGTTGAAGATCGCCGCGGCCAAGGCGGCGGAGGCCTGCAATTTCCTGGCGGCGGAATGCGCATTCCGATCGGTGGCGGCGGGTTCAGCATCACGACGCTGCTGATCATCGGCGCGCTCATGATGTTCATGGGCATCAATCCGCTCGACGTTCTCTTCGGATCGGGCGGCGGCGGCCAGATCAACATGCCTCAGCTTCCGCAATCAGAGCGTCCGGCGCAGCGCGCACCGGGTAACAACATTCCGGGATTGCCGGGCTCGCCGCAGACGCAGACGGCCGGCAACGACGACGAAAAGGCCTTCATCAGCCGCGTGCTCGCCGACACCGAAGACGTTTGGACTTCCGTGTTCAAAAGCTTCGGCCGTAAATATCCGGACCCGCTGCTTGTCATCTATTCCGGCATCACGCGAACGGCATGCGGCGCGGGTCAGGCCGCGATGGGGCCGTTCTATTGTCCGCTCGATCAGAAAGTTTACGTCGACCTCGCGTTCTATGATGAGCTGAAGCGCAAGTTCAACGTCAGCGGCGACTTCGCACAGGCTTACGTCATCGCGCACGAAGTCGGCCATCACGTGCAAAAGCAGCTCGGCATTCTCGACAAGGTGCAGGAACTGAAGCAGCGCGCCGACGACGAAGTCACGGCCAACCAGATTCAGGTGCGAACCGAGTTGCAAGCTGACTGTCTGGCGGGCGTCTGGGCGAACCTCAACGATCAGATGAAAAAGCGCCTGCAGCCGGGCGACATCGAGGAAGCGTTGAACGCGGCCTCGCAGATCGGCGACGACATGATCCAGAAGAAGATGACGGGTCGCGTCGTTCCGGATGCCTTCACGCACGGCTCGGCAGCCCAGCGCGTGCACTGGTTCAAGGCAGGCTTCGAATCCGGCCGCATGGACGCGTGCGATACGTTCAACACGTCGAGCTACTGA
- the glmU gene encoding bifunctional UDP-N-acetylglucosamine diphosphorylase/glucosamine-1-phosphate N-acetyltransferase GlmU: MSASPPLFVVLAAGKGTRMKSSEPKVLHKIAGQSMLAHVLATVSDVQGDVAVVVGPGMEAVATEARRVTPPAQVFVQATQQGTADAVLAARPALAGHSGDVVVLYADTPLIRPETVARLRAALDAGAHIAVLGFRAKDPTGYGRLLTDPKGTLSAIREEKDASEAERRIDLCNSGVMAFRVPDVAKLLGQIGNANAKGEFYLTDAIEIGVRSGLRAGVVECSEDEVLGVNARDQLAEAEAIWQKRARAQFMASGVTMIAPETVWLSFDTQIAPDVVIEPHVIFGVGVTIEEGVRILGFSHFEGAVIGKDARVGPFSRFRPGARIGADAHVGNFVEVKNTTLGPGAKANHLAYLGDGVIGAKANVGAGTVFCNYDGYAKHKTEIGEGAFIGSNSSLVAPVTIGAGAYVGSGSVITRDVTPGALALERSSQEERPGWAEKFRTLMLRRKATK, encoded by the coding sequence ATGAGCGCATCGCCCCCGTTGTTCGTCGTTCTCGCCGCCGGCAAGGGCACGCGCATGAAATCGAGCGAGCCGAAAGTGCTGCACAAGATCGCCGGGCAGTCGATGCTGGCGCACGTGCTTGCGACCGTTTCGGATGTCCAGGGCGATGTCGCCGTGGTCGTCGGGCCGGGGATGGAGGCCGTTGCGACGGAAGCCCGGCGCGTCACGCCGCCGGCGCAAGTGTTTGTCCAGGCAACGCAACAAGGCACGGCGGACGCGGTGCTCGCTGCGCGTCCCGCTCTCGCAGGGCATAGCGGCGACGTCGTCGTGCTCTACGCCGACACGCCGCTCATCCGCCCCGAAACCGTTGCGCGCTTGCGCGCCGCGCTCGACGCGGGCGCTCATATCGCTGTGCTGGGGTTCAGAGCCAAAGATCCGACCGGATACGGCCGGCTTCTGACCGACCCCAAGGGAACGCTGTCCGCGATCCGCGAAGAAAAGGACGCCTCGGAAGCCGAACGCCGTATCGATCTCTGCAACTCGGGTGTCATGGCGTTCCGCGTCCCGGACGTCGCCAAGCTGCTGGGGCAGATCGGCAATGCCAACGCCAAAGGCGAATTCTACCTGACCGATGCCATCGAGATCGGTGTTCGCAGCGGTTTGCGCGCCGGCGTCGTGGAATGCAGCGAGGATGAGGTTCTGGGCGTCAACGCCCGCGATCAGCTCGCCGAAGCCGAAGCGATCTGGCAGAAGCGCGCGCGCGCTCAGTTCATGGCGAGCGGCGTGACGATGATCGCGCCGGAAACGGTCTGGCTGAGCTTCGACACACAGATTGCGCCCGATGTCGTCATCGAACCGCACGTCATTTTCGGCGTGGGCGTCACGATCGAAGAGGGTGTCCGAATTCTGGGCTTCTCGCACTTCGAAGGCGCGGTGATCGGCAAGGACGCACGCGTCGGGCCGTTCTCGCGCTTCCGGCCGGGCGCCCGGATCGGGGCCGACGCGCACGTCGGCAATTTCGTCGAGGTGAAAAATACGACGCTTGGGCCCGGCGCCAAGGCCAATCACCTCGCCTACCTCGGCGATGGTGTGATCGGCGCAAAGGCGAACGTCGGGGCCGGCACGGTCTTCTGCAATTACGACGGCTACGCCAAACACAAGACCGAGATCGGAGAGGGCGCTTTCATCGGCTCGAATTCGTCGCTGGTGGCTCCGGTCACGATTGGAGCAGGCGCGTACGTCGGCTCAGGCAGCGTCATCACCCGGGACGTCACGCCCGGCGCGCTTGCGCTCGAACGCAGCAGTCAGGAAGAGCGCCCAGGCTGGGCTGAAAAATTTCGAACGCTGATGCTGCGCAGAAAAGCTACAAAGTGA
- a CDS encoding SPOR domain-containing protein, with translation MTKPAIDKPVRRNAILTPYAALWSTLGTLGLVYLGVAVFQPDWLSSLTPPSARVEHSAETQASLMKLSADVDSLKSSMANLQIDVSGVKSTLDTQAQHTQELGSQVTALEDKMRLAEAPPAPPATASAPQQHTGTDVIGAVDDTPAGLDLSENQARPQTKIINASPERSQIVTGSVDKAPAQAKPKASAANSDEISFGPAVVKPVKKPIGIALASSASVEGLRLNWSQLAQMHGDKLKRLKARYTTNGDPANPSFNLIAGPVKSKAEAVKLCNDLQAQAVSCSVEDFTGNAL, from the coding sequence ATGACCAAGCCCGCCATTGATAAGCCGGTCCGTAGGAACGCGATTTTGACGCCCTACGCCGCTCTCTGGTCGACCCTCGGGACACTCGGCCTGGTCTATCTCGGCGTCGCGGTTTTTCAGCCCGACTGGCTTAGCAGCCTGACGCCGCCCAGCGCCCGCGTCGAGCACAGCGCCGAGACGCAGGCCTCGCTCATGAAGCTCAGCGCCGATGTGGACAGCCTGAAGTCGTCGATGGCCAACCTGCAAATCGATGTCTCCGGCGTGAAGTCGACACTGGATACCCAGGCGCAGCATACGCAGGAGCTCGGATCGCAAGTGACCGCGCTCGAAGACAAGATGCGCCTTGCTGAAGCCCCGCCGGCACCGCCTGCGACGGCATCCGCTCCGCAGCAGCACACCGGAACCGACGTGATCGGCGCAGTCGACGATACGCCGGCCGGCCTCGATCTGTCCGAAAATCAGGCGCGGCCGCAGACCAAGATCATCAACGCATCGCCCGAGAGATCACAGATCGTCACCGGCAGCGTCGACAAAGCGCCTGCGCAGGCAAAGCCGAAAGCAAGCGCCGCCAACAGCGATGAGATCAGCTTCGGTCCCGCAGTCGTGAAGCCGGTGAAAAAGCCGATCGGCATCGCGCTCGCATCGAGTGCCAGCGTCGAAGGCCTCCGTCTGAATTGGAGCCAGCTCGCGCAGATGCATGGCGACAAGCTGAAACGCCTGAAGGCCCGCTATACGACCAACGGTGATCCGGCGAACCCGAGCTTCAATCTGATCGCAGGCCCCGTGAAGTCGAAGGCTGAGGCGGTGAAGCTCTGCAACGATCTGCAGGCGCAGGCGGTGTCCTGCTCGGTCGAGGACTTCACCGGCAACGCGCTGTAA
- a CDS encoding malonyl-CoA decarboxylase — protein MGERVNVSFFQELMNSIAEQGRALLPKALFGTVGGDSIEVLARALMSGRGEASGVAIARQLLLQLKKASTDERLQFYRFLADELQPDAAEVADAARGYLDQPSEKSLARLQSASYSPRMEFFRRLNLAPGATAEIVALRADLLRHLKADEALAAVDRDLQRLLTSWFNRGFLVLRRIDWQTPAAILEKIIAYEAVHEIRGWDDLRRRLDPKDRRCFAFFHPALVDEPLIFVEVALMREIPGTISAVLDAHRDDHDVPPTTAVFYSISNCQEGLKGISFGNFLLKQVVEDLVRDTPSLKTFVTLSPVPSFARWLDRVLAIDGETGLDPEERATLARLNDPRWVDDVAKGAPGSEELKPVLLSLAAQYFLAVRSADERPVDPVARFHLGNGARLERVNWLADTSERGLREAHGLMVNYRYDLGEIERNHEAYAQDGTVAASRGVRALLKSGTQITDLAATSGLLALPSVASAKRARSMGSD, from the coding sequence ATGGGTGAACGCGTGAACGTCTCGTTTTTCCAGGAGCTGATGAACTCGATTGCCGAGCAGGGCCGGGCATTGTTGCCGAAGGCTCTGTTCGGAACCGTCGGCGGAGACTCGATCGAGGTTCTGGCGCGGGCGCTGATGTCGGGACGCGGCGAAGCGTCGGGCGTCGCGATCGCGCGACAGCTTCTGCTACAACTCAAGAAGGCGTCCACCGACGAGCGTCTGCAGTTCTACCGGTTCCTCGCGGATGAACTCCAACCGGATGCGGCGGAGGTTGCCGACGCGGCGCGCGGCTATCTCGATCAGCCGTCGGAAAAGAGCCTCGCGCGTTTGCAGAGCGCTTCCTACAGCCCACGCATGGAGTTCTTCCGGAGGCTCAACCTCGCGCCGGGAGCGACGGCGGAGATCGTCGCACTCAGAGCCGATCTCTTGCGGCATCTCAAAGCGGACGAAGCGCTCGCGGCGGTCGACCGCGATCTGCAGCGCTTGCTGACGTCGTGGTTCAATCGCGGCTTCCTGGTTCTGCGCCGCATCGACTGGCAGACGCCGGCGGCCATTCTGGAAAAAATCATCGCTTACGAAGCCGTGCACGAAATCCGCGGCTGGGACGACTTGCGCCGCAGGCTCGATCCGAAAGACCGGCGGTGCTTCGCCTTCTTCCACCCAGCGCTGGTCGATGAGCCCTTGATCTTCGTCGAAGTTGCGTTGATGCGTGAAATCCCGGGAACGATCTCAGCCGTTCTCGATGCGCACCGCGACGACCACGATGTGCCGCCGACGACGGCCGTCTTCTACTCGATCTCGAACTGCCAGGAAGGTCTCAAGGGCATCTCGTTCGGCAATTTCCTGCTGAAGCAGGTGGTCGAGGACCTCGTTCGTGACACTCCGAGCCTCAAGACATTCGTGACATTGTCTCCGGTGCCGAGCTTCGCGCGCTGGCTCGACCGCGTGCTTGCGATCGACGGCGAAACGGGGCTCGATCCGGAGGAGCGCGCAACGCTGGCGCGGCTCAACGATCCGCGGTGGGTCGATGACGTTGCCAAAGGCGCGCCGGGGAGCGAGGAGCTGAAGCCGGTGCTGCTGTCGCTCGCGGCGCAGTATTTTCTCGCCGTGCGCTCGGCGGACGAGCGGCCCGTAGATCCCGTGGCGCGCTTTCATCTCGGCAATGGCGCGCGGCTCGAACGGGTCAACTGGCTCGCCGACACGTCCGAGCGGGGCCTCAGGGAAGCGCACGGCCTGATGGTCAATTACCGGTACGACCTCGGCGAAATCGAACGCAACCACGAAGCCTATGCGCAGGACGGCACGGTTGCGGCCTCGCGCGGCGTCCGCGCCTTGCTCAAGTCCGGCACCCAAATTACGGATCTTGCGGCGACTTCCGGTCTGCTCGCGCTGCCGAGCGTGGCGTCGGCAAAACGGGCGCGCTCCATGGGCTCCGATTGA
- a CDS encoding DUF502 domain-containing protein has protein sequence MSAPPSDPNPERRSSRQRDAEAAQLTEGLKRLASSEGKTGWRLGSRFRNAFLTGLVIVGPVTITLWIMWGVIHWVDAWIKPLLPTTFNPDTYLPFPLPGLGLVVAIFGLTVIGALAANLLGRTLVSSGELMLSRTPIVRNVYGALKQIFESVISTTGPNQSFQKVGMIEFPSKEIWSLVFVTGETSGEIKDVAPGGTSDLLTVFMPTGIVPPTGFICFVPRENVVFLSMTVEEAAKIILSGGIVMPNVDDKMRRIGAGSMPDSRFPFGHGKKA, from the coding sequence ATGAGCGCACCCCCGTCCGATCCAAACCCGGAACGCCGCTCCAGCCGTCAAAGGGATGCGGAGGCAGCGCAACTCACCGAAGGCCTGAAGCGGCTCGCAAGCAGCGAGGGCAAGACCGGCTGGCGGCTCGGCTCGCGGTTCCGAAATGCATTCCTGACCGGTCTCGTCATCGTCGGACCTGTGACGATCACGCTTTGGATCATGTGGGGCGTGATCCACTGGGTCGATGCGTGGATCAAGCCGCTTCTTCCGACGACGTTCAATCCCGACACCTATCTGCCGTTTCCGTTGCCGGGGCTTGGGCTTGTCGTCGCGATCTTCGGACTGACCGTGATCGGAGCGCTCGCGGCCAACTTGCTCGGGCGAACGCTTGTCTCGTCCGGCGAACTGATGCTGTCGCGTACGCCGATCGTGCGCAACGTCTACGGCGCGCTCAAGCAGATTTTCGAAAGCGTGATCTCGACGACAGGCCCGAACCAGAGCTTCCAGAAAGTCGGGATGATCGAATTCCCGTCGAAGGAAATCTGGAGCCTCGTCTTCGTCACCGGCGAGACGTCGGGCGAGATCAAGGATGTGGCGCCGGGCGGGACGAGCGATCTGCTCACCGTCTTCATGCCCACAGGCATCGTGCCACCGACGGGATTCATCTGCTTCGTTCCGCGCGAGAACGTCGTGTTTCTCTCGATGACCGTCGAAGAAGCGGCCAAGATCATCCTGTCGGGCGGTATCGTGATGCCGAACGTGGATGATAAAATGCGGCGCATCGGGGCGGGTTCGATGCCGGACTCGCGGTTTCCGTTCGGGCACGGAAAGAAAGCTTAA
- a CDS encoding YcjX family protein, with protein MTDLTYSDLIRDAQTRLGNYLTPCVRLGVTGLSRAGKTVFITALVRNLVSGGRLPFFSADAEHRIVRAYLEPQPDDSVPRFDYEAHLHDLLSVPPSWPDSTRRISELRVTIEYQSTSLLKRFVGLSKLHVDIVDYPGEWLIDLPLLDQDYRTFSTEALALAAAPERAEIAKPFLSFLAGTDPAAIEDEQIAMTGAKLFTDYLRRMRESGAQSTLAPGRFLLPGDLEGSPLLTFFPMPLASGERPPRSSLAAMMMRRFESYKSTVVKPFFNDHFARLDRQIVLVDVLGALNRGAAAVGDLERAMTAILKAFRPGANSWLSLLIGRKIDRILFAATKADHLPASSHDRLEAILKLIVDEAISRAETEGAGVSAIALAALRATRETTAKQGSEILPCLRGTPIQGETIGGVTFDGATEAAIFPGDLPIDAAAALSAARSAKTASLELVRFAPPKLIDTLPDGKPAAFPHIRLDRALDFLVSDYLA; from the coding sequence TTGACTGACCTCACCTACTCCGATCTCATCAGAGACGCGCAGACGCGGCTCGGCAACTATCTGACGCCGTGCGTCCGCCTCGGCGTCACCGGACTGTCGCGCGCCGGCAAGACCGTTTTCATCACGGCGCTGGTGCGCAACCTCGTATCGGGCGGACGCCTGCCGTTCTTTTCAGCCGATGCGGAACACAGGATCGTGCGCGCCTACCTGGAGCCGCAGCCTGACGACAGCGTCCCGCGGTTCGACTACGAGGCGCATCTCCATGATCTGCTTTCCGTGCCGCCGTCCTGGCCTGACAGCACGCGCCGCATTTCGGAACTGAGGGTTACGATCGAATACCAGTCGACGTCGCTCTTGAAGCGCTTCGTCGGCCTCTCGAAACTGCACGTCGACATCGTCGACTACCCGGGCGAATGGCTGATCGACCTGCCGCTGCTCGATCAGGATTACCGAACTTTCTCGACGGAAGCGCTGGCGCTCGCGGCCGCGCCGGAACGTGCCGAAATCGCTAAGCCGTTTCTGTCGTTCCTTGCCGGAACCGATCCTGCGGCGATCGAGGACGAACAGATCGCGATGACCGGCGCCAAGCTGTTCACCGACTATCTCCGCCGCATGCGTGAGAGCGGCGCACAATCGACGCTCGCGCCAGGGCGCTTTCTTCTTCCCGGCGATCTCGAAGGCTCGCCGCTTCTGACGTTCTTTCCGATGCCGCTCGCATCCGGCGAACGCCCGCCGCGCTCGTCACTCGCCGCGATGATGATGCGCCGTTTCGAAAGCTACAAATCGACCGTCGTCAAACCGTTCTTCAACGACCACTTCGCACGCCTCGACCGGCAGATCGTGCTCGTCGACGTTCTCGGCGCCTTGAACCGCGGAGCGGCAGCGGTCGGCGATCTCGAACGCGCGATGACCGCGATCCTCAAGGCCTTTCGCCCCGGAGCCAATTCGTGGCTGTCGCTACTGATCGGACGCAAGATCGACCGCATTCTGTTCGCCGCGACTAAGGCCGATCACTTGCCCGCGTCGAGCCACGATCGCCTGGAAGCCATTCTGAAGCTTATCGTCGACGAGGCGATCTCGCGCGCCGAGACCGAAGGCGCGGGCGTCAGTGCAATCGCTCTCGCAGCCTTGCGCGCGACGCGTGAGACGACAGCGAAACAAGGTAGCGAAATCCTCCCCTGCCTGCGCGGCACGCCGATCCAGGGCGAAACGATCGGCGGCGTGACGTTCGACGGCGCAACCGAAGCCGCGATTTTTCCGGGCGACCTGCCGATCGACGCCGCAGCCGCGTTGAGCGCCGCGCGCAGCGCCAAAACGGCGTCGCTCGAGCTTGTCCGCTTCGCGCCGCCAAAGCTTATCGATACGCTGCCCGACGGAAAGCCGGCTGCATTTCCGCACATCAGATTGGATCGCGCGCTCGATTTCCTTGTATCGGATTATCTCGCATGA
- a CDS encoding SPOR domain-containing protein, translating into MTQVRKLVRGTGFAAVAGLCAFAFAAIGSPSIASAKKAKAAASQSGSQGGDDSKLSPEEQKKKASRQAYDAGLKDFANGRYQPAIEQLSNALTTGGLSSPEMAKALYTRGVAYRKQKQPGQAISDLTSALWLKNGLSAADRNTATAERAEAYKMAGIQDTGKGPERVVGTPITASTTPAAPAATPASGPNAGSAGLSAAAIAQAAANNGSGDASGGPVSRQDPSSSAAQDAARARAAYAPVNSLASSSVTSSPAPAPQTTASAPAQSGSFGSGVTGFFSNMFGGSSAAPAEAQAPSGVTTASTGAVAETSSWTNATVVNEGGAAKSGGKSQKVAAVSPKPAVATKGKYKIHIAAVRSRAEADALAQQLVAQHGADLANHVPTVDEAVIGSMGTFYRVRINGYASQEEPRGLCDKLRSSGLDCLVVTN; encoded by the coding sequence ATGACGCAAGTCCGGAAGCTCGTGCGTGGCACGGGGTTCGCCGCCGTTGCGGGCCTGTGCGCGTTTGCTTTCGCCGCCATCGGAAGCCCGTCGATCGCGTCGGCGAAGAAGGCCAAGGCTGCCGCCTCGCAAAGCGGATCGCAAGGCGGCGACGATTCGAAGCTGTCGCCCGAAGAGCAGAAAAAGAAGGCTTCCCGGCAAGCTTATGATGCCGGACTCAAGGATTTCGCGAACGGCCGCTATCAGCCCGCGATCGAGCAGCTGTCGAATGCGCTGACCACGGGCGGGCTTTCATCGCCGGAAATGGCGAAGGCGCTTTATACGCGCGGCGTCGCCTACAGGAAGCAAAAGCAGCCCGGACAGGCGATTTCGGATCTGACGAGCGCGCTCTGGCTGAAGAACGGTCTCAGCGCCGCCGATCGCAACACCGCGACGGCCGAACGCGCCGAGGCCTACAAGATGGCCGGCATCCAGGACACGGGCAAAGGTCCCGAGCGGGTCGTCGGCACGCCGATCACGGCATCGACAACACCGGCTGCGCCAGCGGCAACGCCGGCATCCGGCCCCAACGCGGGTTCGGCAGGATTGTCGGCGGCGGCGATCGCACAGGCGGCGGCAAACAACGGCTCGGGCGACGCCAGCGGTGGCCCGGTCTCGCGGCAGGACCCATCGAGCAGCGCAGCGCAGGATGCGGCCCGGGCTCGCGCAGCCTACGCGCCGGTCAATTCGCTCGCGTCGTCCTCGGTGACCTCAAGCCCAGCGCCCGCGCCTCAAACGACGGCGTCTGCGCCAGCGCAATCGGGGTCGTTCGGCTCGGGCGTGACGGGATTTTTCTCGAACATGTTCGGCGGTTCGTCTGCGGCACCGGCTGAGGCTCAGGCGCCATCCGGCGTCACGACGGCTTCGACCGGCGCGGTCGCGGAAACGTCGAGTTGGACCAATGCGACGGTCGTCAACGAAGGCGGCGCCGCGAAGTCTGGGGGCAAGTCCCAAAAAGTCGCCGCCGTCTCACCGAAACCGGCAGTCGCCACAAAGGGCAAATACAAGATCCACATTGCGGCCGTCCGGTCGCGTGCCGAGGCAGATGCGCTGGCTCAGCAACTCGTCGCGCAGCACGGCGCTGACCTCGCCAACCATGTCCCGACCGTCGATGAGGCGGTTATCGGAAGCATGGGCACCTTTTATCGGGTGCGCATCAACGGCTATGCTTCGCAGGAAGAGCCGCGTGGTCTTTGCGACAAGCTTCGGAGTAGTGGCCTAGACTGCCTGGTCGTGACAAACTGA